Proteins from one Mus pahari chromosome 10, PAHARI_EIJ_v1.1, whole genome shotgun sequence genomic window:
- the Glyctk gene encoding glycerate kinase: MAAALQVLPCLLRAPSRPLLWGPPVARMTSGMALAEQARQLFDSAVGAVQPGPMLQRTLSLDPSGRQLKVRDRTFQLRENLYLVGFGKAVLGMAAAAEELLVQHLVQGVISVPKGIRAAMEHAGKQEMLLKPHSRIQVFEGAEDNLPDRDALRAALTIQQLAEGLTADDLLLVLISGGGSALLPAPIPPVTLEEKQMLTKLLAARGATIQELNTIRKALSQLKGGGLAQAAYPAQVISLILSDVIGDPLEVIASGPTVASTHSVQDCLQILNHHGLRAALPRSVKTVFSRADSDPHGPHTCGHVLNVIIGSNSLALAEAQRQAEVLGYHAMVLSTAMQGDVKRVARFYGLLARVAAAHLTPSLAERPLEEEAKLHQLAAELQLPDLQLEEALGAVAKAKGPVCLLAGGEPTVQLQGSGKGGRNQELALHVGVELGRQPLGPIDVLFLSGGTDGQDGPTKVAGAWVMSDLISQASAESLDIATFLANNDSYTFFCRLRGGTHLLHTGLTGTNVMDVHLLILHPK; this comes from the exons ATGGCTGCGGCCCTACAGGTCTTGCCCTGTCTCCTCCGAGCCCCATCCCGCCCACTCCTCTGGGGGCCCCCAGTGGCCCGGATGACCAGTGGTATGGCCTTGGCAGAACAGGCACGGCAGCTGTTTGATAGTGCAGTGGGTGCTGTGCAACCAGGTCCCATGCTGCAGAGGACACTGTCCCTGGATCCTAGTGGCAGACAGCTGAAGGTGCGGGACCGGACCTTCCAGCTACGGGAAAACCTCTACCTAGTGGGCTTCGGCAAGGCTGTGCTGGGCATGGCAGCTGCGGCCGAGGAGCTGCTGGTTCAGCATCTTGTGCAGGGTGTTATCAGCGTACCCAAGGGGATCCGAGCCGCTATGGAGCATGCTGGAAAGCA AGAGATGCTGCTGAAGCCACATAGCCGCATCCAGGTGTTTGAGGGCGCCGAGGACAACTTACCAGATCGGGATGCACTCCGGGCTGCGCTGACCATCCAGCAGCTGGCAGAGGGGCTCACTGCAGACGACCTGCTGCTGGTGCTCATCTCAG GTGGGGGCTCAGCCCTGCTGCCTGCTCCTATCCCACCTGTCACACTGGAGGAGAAACAGATGCTCACCAAGCTGCTGGCAGCCCGAGGAGCCACGATCCAGGAGCTGAACACCATCCGCAAGGCCCTGTCACAGCTGAAGGGGGGAGGGCTGGCTCAGGCCGCCTATCCTGCTCAG GTGATAAGCCTCATCTTGTCAGATGTGATTGGGGACCCTTTGGAGGTGATTGCCAGTGGCCCTACTGTGGCCAGCACCCACAGTGTGCAAGATTGCCTGCAGATTCTCAATCACCATGGTCTTCGTGCTGCTCTTCCCCGCTCTGTGAAGACTGTGTTCTCCCGAGCTGACTCTGACCCCCATGGACCACATACCTGTGGTCATGTCCTCAATGTGATCATCGGCTCTAACTCTTTGGCACTGGCTGAGGCTCAGAGGCAAGCCGAGGTACTGGGCTACCATGCCATGGTGTTGAGCACAGCCATGCAGGGTGATGTAAAACGTGTGGCTCGGTTCTATGGGCTGCTAGCCCGGGTGGCTGCAGCCCACCTCACTCCATCCTTGGCTGAGCGTCCCTTGGAGGAGGAGGCAAAACTCCATCAGCTGGCAGCTGAGCTCCAGCTCCCGGACCTGCAGCTGGAGGAGGCTCTGGGAGCGGTGGCAAAGGCTAAAGGGCCGGTCTGCCTCCTGGCTGGTGGTGAGCCCACGGTGCAGCTGCAGGGATCTGGCAAAGGCGGTCGGAACCAAGAACTGGCCCTGCACGTGGGAGTAGAGCTGGGAAGGCAGCCACTGGGGCCTATTGATGTGCTATTTTTGAGTGGAGGCACTGATGGTCAGGATGGGCCTACAAAGGTGGCCGGGGCCTGGGTCATGTCTGATCTCATCAGCCAGGCTTCTGCTGAAAGCCTGGACATTGCCACCTTCCTCGCCAACAATGACTCGTACACTTTCTTTTGCCGCCTCAGGGGAGGAACACATTTGCTGCACACGGGGTTGACAGGGACCAACGTTATGGATGTTCACCTCCTGATTCTTCATCCTAAGTGA